ttGAAAAAAAACGTGCCATTTAAGAAGCGTATAATGTTTGGACCACGAGGAGTTGGGACCATGATGGTTAACTGACTTCTTCTTTCTCATTTTCTTCCTGTTTTGTGGCATGTGAAGAAACAATGAACGATCCACAATTGTTTGTTTACATTTGGTAGATAAGATTTAGTTTTGGATATTGAtaagaaaataagaataatatCATAAAAGTGAGCATGAGTATTTGAAAGCCATGGCTGCTTTCCTtcccccaaaccctaattcctcTTGTTTGTTCCATCACTCCTCCTTGTGCTGGCAACCACGGCGTTGCCGGGCAATGCAACCTCCTTCACCTACGACTTCTACCAAAAGGCCGCTGACTGATGCATGATACAAATTAAAGATTATTAACTCAAATTATAATAGCTATCTCAAACTTGGCctcaataaaatatatattttgctattttatcaaaatagccataaagatttaaaaaataaaagataaaagataACTCCACGATTATTTGTGGACAAAATAATTTGAGCTCGGCAATATTTTTAggattgaaataataaaatatctagTTATTGGAGCAATAAACGATCCACAATTGTGCGTGTACTAGTAGTATAAATAGGAGCAAGAGAGCAAACAATTAGTACTCACTCTCAAATAGTACGTAGTATTTGAAAGCCATGGCTGCTTCTTTCCCCCATACCCTAATTCCTCTTGTTTGTTCCATCACCCTCCTCCTCGCCCTGGCAACCACACCTGGCGATGCGACCTCCTTCTCCTACAACTTCAACCAAAAGCCGGATCCTTTGAACTCCATGAGCCTGCAAGGCGACGCCCACTACCTCAAAGACACCGACGAGATTGGCTTAATCCGTTTGACGAAAACTGACGAGTCGGGCAAGGCGCTCAATTACAGTGCCGGGCGAGCCGTGTACTTGGTCCCATTCAAATTCTGGGGAGACGGGATGCAGGTGCAGATACGAAGCCAAGCTCCGGGCAAactctatataaatatattattaccAAAGAAtgaaaaacacactcacacactaACCCAACTTATTGGTTGGAgaggaagcgtcttaccaacattATGCGCTTTATTGtctttgatttttaatttgtaattttgcTATCCAAATTTGTTTCTAAAATCCTAACTCGGTTCCTGCGGCAGGTGGACTTCGAAACAACCATGAAATTCATCATCAACCCCAACAGTGGTGACACTGATCCGGCCGACGGATTCACCTTCTTCATCGAGCCCGTGGACGCCCCCATGGGTGCCAATGGCGCCAGCTTCGGAGAGTTCAACTATTTCGGTTCGAAGCGCTCAACTTTCGCCATCGAATTCGACATCCACCAAGACAGAAATGATCCGAGCTACCCCCATGTTGGGATCGACATTGAAACGATTGATTCGGTAGTAACCATGGAGGTCGGCAACGAGCTTATTGGGCAGGTGGTGACCGCCCGCATCGACTACAAGGCAGCTACAAGTGTGATAAGCGTTAAAGTCACCATCGGCTCGAAGACTTATGAGGTGAGCTATGTGAAAGACTTGAGTACCGTTCTTCCGCAGGAGGTTCAATTCGGATTCTCCGCCGCCACCGGTGACCGAGTCGCCGTTCACGACCTCATATCCTGGGAATTCTCCACTACCCCCAACACCGtgaacggcagcagcggcattCGTCAAGTTGTGTGATTATATAATGTATGCCGTAAATAAGGACTAGCGATCGAGCGAGTATGCTCTCTCGTTAAGTCTAGAAATTAAATAAGAGCTTTATGCTCAATCCCTTGGTTATGTATTCAAGTATCACCTCGttaaaaaaaagttatgatTATGCTTATGATTAGTAATTTTGTTATGCAAAAGAGAAAGTcgaaaaggaaaagagaaagtTGATAATATATGAGATATGGGAGTGTAACAAAAGGATCATGACGCGCAAAactgaatgacactacttcaacatacaaatgatacttgaagagtgtcattcgaaaatgttcaagtgcCATTTTCCGAATAAAGTAGTTTCATTTTGGAAACCAGTTGCactgtgcaaccggttgcacatgagtatttgtgTTGATAAAATACCAAGAATGAATCCCAACTGTTTGATGAAATGCCGGAAACGCTGGCTGGTTAACTTCAGCTATATTTCGTCAAAAAATAGAAACTAATTTTTCACCCTTACGAGTGAATGCCAAAACCCTAAGGGCCACAATATTAATTTGGACTTCAGCCCAATAGTATATTGGACTAGCTAGATTACTTTCTTTTTCTAGAATTGAGATGATTTAATTTCTACAAGAGCCCAATAGTATATCGGACAATATTGTTCAATTATAGTATTTTAAtaaccgcaactaacacggttcAAGATTGCCAAAAAACCTTGTAAATTATTGGAATTTGGAGATTTAGGGTTTTCTTTACCGCCGCCGCTACTGGATGATGTGCTCTGGTTGAGATTCCTCCACCGACGACAATTTCCATTGACGACAATGATCTTCCTTCTTGAACTTTGTTTTGCATGTGTATGTCGGGTCTGGTGAGCGACAACTGATGGAGGGCTTCGTGTCGGAGAGTGATCGAGGGTTGAAATTCGcgggctcggcggcggcggctatACCGTCATTCCATCCGGAGTAGGGAAGGGTAGATTCAGAGAGTGATATGAGAGAGAGTAGAGGGGTGGCGGTTTATCGCCGGGAACAGAGGGTGGCAATGGTCCGTTGCCGTCTGAAGAGAAAGGAGATGAGGGTGGCAATGGTCCGTTGCCGTATGGAAAGGAAATGGTCCGTGCGCTGCATAAATGGCATCAGGGGCGGGGCTAACCCACGGAAGGCCCGGTGCAGAATTTAAAATTGGGCCCTTTTCTATAgctaaaaatatatcaaaaatataaaacaaaaatatatatttgaacgatagttttttttaaaaatcaaattacaCAATAAGCATGTAAAAACTAAGACATTCACTTGAAAAGTGTTGCCCTCCTtgtaaattttgaaacaaaatcacTAATAACACTTCCATCATCAATTTCTTCCAAAAGATCACATTCGATCGCCATCAAAGCAAGGCCATTTAGTCTTTCCTGCGACATAGTTGTCCGTAAGTGTGATTTAAGCAACTTCAACTTTGAAAAGCTTCTTTCTGCTGAAGCAACAGTAACAGGAACCGTAAGTAAGATTCTATAAGCAATCATTACATTTGGAAAACAATTAAATCGTTTCAAAAATATTGATAAATCCCTTGCTCCCATTTTTTCTTTAGGCAACATCTCTCTAAACAATTTTAACTCAATATATAGATCATGTCCATGAATATCTGATACCTCACCTTTTCTAAGTGCATCTTCAAAGTGACTACAACAAGATTGAAGTTTAATATCATCAAGTGATCGGAGCTTCTCAGAATCGAACAAAATATTCTCATATAACTCATATTGTTCAAACCTCTTATCTAATGATGCAATTGCTTGATCTACAATGTATAAAAAGTATTGAATTCTAAATTCTTCCTCTAAAGATAGTGATGTTTCCTCACCAACCATCTCATCAAATTGTCTTTTTCTACGTATTATACGCCTTTGAGGAAATATAGGGTCAGTTCCTAATTCATTTGCTAATTGTTTCGCAGTTTCCATAGCACTTGAAAATCCGGTTTCTCTAtaacttttaaaaaaagaagCCAAACCCTTTATCTCGCTCATGGCAGTATCAATCAACATGTCTTTTGACCGTAAATGTTTGCTAACCAAGTTCACAGCATATAAAATTTCATACCAAATAGTTATAGCaagcaaaaattcaaaattaccaAGCTCATTAACAGCTAGGGATTTCGCTTCACTTTGTATTTTAGTATCGTTATCAATAGCAGCTACTTCAAGTACGGCTTCTCGTATTTCAACAATTTGGAATCTAATAGCCTTAACACTTTCAACACGGCTTTCCCATCGTGTGGCCGACAATGATTTTAGAGTAAGACCTTTCACATGTTCTTTTAAAATATGTCACCTCTTTGTAGAATTAGCAAATAAAGTATAAATACGTTGGACTATTCCAAAAAAATCTCTTGCTTTCGTACAAGTGTTTCCAATGTCACACAAAACTAAATTAAGACTATGACAACCACATGGAGTATAAAAAGCCCTAGGATTCAAATCTAATAGTCTTTTCTGCACACCTTGATTTTTACCTTTCATGTTAGCTCCATTATCATATCCTTGACCTCTAACATtattgttcgctattatttttactacgccgcaagtatacggtgtagttgcaatatagggaagcaaggtcgtattccacaaggattagtagtcaaattctagtgattaccttaagtcattatgctagagctatttagactaaacaaggaggtgagtggtttaaTTATCAACTAAATACtcaacaagtgcaaagacaaataaaattaaataagcaaagtggattaacaagtgattaaggcgatttagggactaggcatcgatgattaagcaaaggacttcaattataactcaatactaatcttgacgaacctaattatctagagtgatctcccaactagttctagccccctcccggacgactaaaacggtagattacgggtcatagttgtcgtccccggtcaacttctaacctataactcccaaaagcacacaaagatcgacatactctcacccaactctcaacctcccggttatcgaattgatatgtttcaaacaccttatctattgcaattatcctctcccgattcaaagtgcaaattagaaatgcatagaatgtggccaacaatccatacaagaaataaatcaagggtttgaaaagataatgtgcaaatgaacaaacaagatttatattgagcataaataatcaatccattacaataatcatctagcctaatccccaaatcaaagagaaatttagcctatcatgttcaacaataacatacccaatgaaaagagaaacataaatgaaagagagagaaagaatgaacaaatcctattgagaagcttgcttcaatcctctctcctcttcaatgccttcttcAAATGGGTAGGAATGAGTATTAATGGGGGTTAGGGCTTGGATATGGAGGTAGGAAATGAGTATTGAATGtaggggatgatgaataatgtgaggaaaaggggaaaaattGGGTTTAAGGGTTGAAAAacgcgactggggcccacttggggatgctccgctcttttcccgcggtcacggcccgagtccgcggccttcaaacatgggggatgctcaggggacccgcggtcccgccccgcggccgcgggtggtgaccgcgggtgtctcctgagtcgggaacagctgacccgcggtcttaccccgcggccgcgggtggtgaccgcggggtactgggcgttttgcacagtccgctcgttttgctccgttctccctcgtccggactcggatttggtcgccgtttgcgctcacggattcctctcgagacgtacttcaatatcatatcttcaaaatcctccaattaatccttgattattcctgaaattactccaaaactacacaaagatatcaaatcttcataaaactaaatattcgggcacaaacaagcattcacaagcaaaacatgaagggaaatgacaacaaaacatgtggaattgaggtacgaaaaccatgtttgtcaattaTCAATATCAAGATCATGAGATTTCAAAACATTTTCTAACACTTGAAAAAGCCCTTGACCAGTCGTATCATCAACTTGCAAGAATTCAACAAAATATTCTCTTATTTCAAAAGAGCTATCAACACACCTTAGAATTAAGGTCATCTGCTCATCATGACTAGCATCAGGCGTACAATCCAACATTAAAGAGAAATACTTTGCATCTTTTATGGTTTTTATAATAACAGATCTTATTCTAGAAGAAATTAAGAGTATCAATTCATTTTGAATATCATGGCTCAAATAATGATGATGAATCTTTCCACTTTCAATACGCTGAACATGCTCTTTCATCACAGGATCAATCTTGGCCaactgttcgctattattttcaccacgccgcaagtatacggtgtagttgcaataagtggaagcaaggtcgtatc
The genomic region above belongs to Salvia miltiorrhiza cultivar Shanhuang (shh) chromosome 5, IMPLAD_Smil_shh, whole genome shotgun sequence and contains:
- the LOC131026575 gene encoding lectin alpha chain-like is translated as MAASFPHTLIPLVCSITLLLALATTPGDATSFSYNFNQKPDPLNSMSLQGDAHYLKDTDEIGLIRLTKTDESGKALNYSAGRAVYLVPFKFWGDGMQVDFETTMKFIINPNSGDTDPADGFTFFIEPVDAPMGANGASFGEFNYFGSKRSTFAIEFDIHQDRNDPSYPHVGIDIETIDSVVTMEVGNELIGQVVTARIDYKAATSVISVKVTIGSKTYEVSYVKDLSTVLPQEVQFGFSAATGDRVAVHDLISWEFSTTPNTVNGSSGIRQVV